In one Stenotrophomonas maltophilia genomic region, the following are encoded:
- a CDS encoding dipeptide epimerase → MALRLELHNEPLPMSAPFRIAGHVFEAMPATVATLYDADFIGRGEAAGVYYNDDQPDTMKATLEALRPRIEAGIDRDVLRQLLPAGGARNALDAALWELEAQRSGLPVWQLAGLDGVRPLLTTFTVGADTPEVMAERAAAYAQARALKLKLTGDPELDTARVRAVRARCPTPWIGVDANQGYTAATLPLLLPALVQAHISLLEQPCRRGHESDLDGIERPLPFAADESILDLAELEALHHRFNVINIKLDKCGGLTEGLMMARRARELGKQVMVGNMCGTSLAAAPAFVLGQFCDIVDLDGPTFLVKDRTPSVRYVDGFIDCGDEVWGPRTHP, encoded by the coding sequence GTGGCCCTTCGACTTGAGCTGCACAACGAACCGTTGCCGATGTCGGCACCGTTCCGCATCGCCGGACATGTCTTCGAGGCAATGCCCGCCACCGTGGCGACCCTGTACGACGCGGACTTCATCGGCCGCGGCGAGGCTGCCGGCGTCTACTACAACGACGACCAGCCGGACACGATGAAAGCCACGCTGGAAGCACTGCGTCCACGCATCGAAGCCGGCATCGACCGCGATGTGCTGCGCCAGCTGCTGCCCGCAGGTGGCGCGCGCAATGCATTGGATGCCGCGCTGTGGGAACTGGAGGCACAGCGCAGCGGGCTGCCGGTATGGCAGCTGGCCGGCCTGGATGGTGTGCGCCCGCTGTTGACGACCTTCACGGTGGGCGCTGATACACCGGAGGTCATGGCCGAGCGCGCAGCCGCCTATGCGCAGGCACGCGCGCTGAAACTCAAACTGACAGGCGACCCCGAACTGGACACAGCTCGCGTGCGCGCCGTACGCGCACGCTGTCCGACGCCGTGGATCGGGGTGGACGCCAACCAGGGCTACACCGCGGCCACGCTGCCGTTGCTGCTGCCGGCACTGGTCCAGGCGCACATCTCGCTGCTGGAACAGCCCTGTCGGCGCGGGCACGAATCCGACCTGGACGGCATCGAACGCCCACTGCCCTTCGCCGCCGATGAAAGCATCCTTGACCTGGCCGAACTGGAAGCGTTGCACCATCGTTTCAACGTCATCAACATCAAACTCGACAAATGTGGCGGGCTGACCGAAGGCCTGATGATGGCCCGTCGCGCGCGTGAGCTGGGCAAGCAGGTGATGGTCGGGAACATGTGCGGGACCAGCCTCGCGGCGGCACCGGCCTTCGTGCTCGGGCAGTTCTGCGACATCGTCGATCTGGACGGCCCCACCTTCCTGGTGAAGGATCGCACGCCTTCGGTACGTTACGTGGATGGTTTCATCGATTGCGGCGACGAGGTATGGGGGCCGCGGACCCACCCATGA
- a CDS encoding LysR family transcriptional regulator — MRGSDFAELRAFVAVVERQSFARAAEHLGLSPSALSQTIRQLEGRIGARLLNRTTRSVAPSATGELLYRRIAPLFREMAAAVADAGEATGRMSGTLRINTLGIAARTVIAPRLARFHRAHPDVVLDIVVDDALADIVRGRFDAGIRVGGQLEKDMVAVRLTPDMKMMAVASPDYLSRRGTPTSPAELHEHACINWRLEMDGRHYRWEFEKQGHRLDVAVDGPVITNHADVGIAAALGGLGIAYHFEQDGVGELLAQGRLVRVLSDWSISRPGLFLYYPSRQHRPALLGAFIDCLLDQGPFDEGKQTEVRLR, encoded by the coding sequence ATGCGCGGATCCGACTTTGCTGAACTCAGGGCCTTTGTTGCCGTCGTGGAGCGTCAGAGTTTTGCGCGAGCCGCAGAGCATCTTGGCCTGTCGCCTTCGGCGCTGAGCCAGACGATCCGCCAGCTCGAAGGTCGCATCGGCGCCCGCCTTCTGAATCGCACCACGCGCAGCGTCGCACCCTCGGCAACGGGCGAACTGCTCTACAGGCGCATCGCCCCGCTGTTCCGGGAGATGGCTGCTGCAGTGGCGGATGCCGGTGAGGCGACGGGGCGGATGAGCGGCACGCTGCGCATCAACACGCTGGGCATCGCGGCAAGGACGGTCATCGCCCCACGGCTTGCGCGCTTCCATCGCGCGCATCCTGATGTCGTGCTCGACATCGTGGTCGACGATGCGCTGGCCGATATCGTCCGGGGCCGCTTTGATGCAGGCATCCGCGTCGGCGGCCAGCTGGAAAAGGACATGGTGGCCGTCCGCCTCACTCCCGACATGAAGATGATGGCGGTGGCATCGCCCGACTACCTCTCACGTCGAGGCACCCCCACCTCGCCGGCCGAGCTGCACGAGCACGCGTGCATCAACTGGCGACTCGAGATGGATGGCAGGCACTATCGCTGGGAGTTCGAGAAGCAGGGGCATCGGCTCGATGTAGCCGTCGATGGCCCTGTCATCACCAATCACGCTGACGTCGGCATTGCTGCTGCGCTGGGTGGGCTCGGCATTGCCTATCACTTCGAGCAGGACGGCGTAGGCGAACTGCTGGCCCAGGGGCGGCTGGTCAGGGTCCTGTCGGACTGGTCGATCTCACGCCCCGGGCTGTTCCTCTACTACCCGAGCCGGCAGCATCGACCCGCCCTGCTGGGCGCCTTCATCGACTGTCTTCTGGATCAAGGGCCATTCGATGAAGGGAAGCAGACAGAGGTGCGGTTGCGCTGA
- a CDS encoding serine hydrolase domain-containing protein, with protein sequence MRKIPVLLCSAVLTMVAALPLQAQQAIAPPVSVPPTTAPVPTAPSLLPAAENTPSAPSAGAPVLTREDAEAWLDGIMPYALANGDIAGAVVVVVKDGRILVQKGYGYADLEKRAPVDPESTLFRPGSVSKLFTWTAVMQLVSQGKLDLDADINTYLDFKIPQRDGKPITLRHVMTHTTGMEEQIRGLITSRLDEVVPLGDALKNWTPERIYAPGTTPAYSNYATALAGYIVERASGQPFYDYIDAQIFKPLGMKHSSFRQPLPATLLSGMSKGYERASSGEAKEYEFISLAPAGSLAATGSDMGRFMIAHLQDGAFGDARILDAATAQQMHSTGQASIGPLNRMMLGFYETSVNGHRAISHGGDTQWFHSDLQLFLDDGIGLFVSMNSAGRDGATGHIRTALSRGFADRYLPGKPAAPQGVSKEEALLHASQMAGTYVSSRRADSSFVSLSNLLGPVKVIANDDGSLTVSAAIGYGGAPKKWREIAPYVWQDTTSTDRLAADVVEGKVTRFTLEPYAPIMVFQRLSSWHAAYLPLLIASLIVVLLTVVAWPVSALVRRYYGVPYRLSGVDARAHRLVRIGALLSLLATSAALALVASMLSALEMTSPRSDVMINVTRLFATVALPVGAAFAVWNAWHVLRSQRRWLAKLWAVLLALACLFLLWLGFAQHVIGFGANY encoded by the coding sequence ATGCGTAAGATCCCTGTCCTCCTGTGCAGCGCGGTGCTGACCATGGTCGCTGCGCTGCCGCTGCAGGCCCAGCAGGCCATCGCTCCGCCCGTATCGGTGCCGCCGACAACGGCGCCCGTACCCACCGCGCCCTCCTTGCTGCCGGCCGCAGAGAACACGCCTTCCGCGCCGTCAGCAGGCGCGCCGGTACTGACCCGCGAAGACGCCGAGGCCTGGCTGGACGGCATCATGCCCTATGCACTGGCCAACGGCGACATCGCCGGCGCCGTCGTGGTGGTGGTGAAGGATGGGCGGATCCTGGTGCAGAAAGGCTACGGATACGCCGACCTGGAGAAGCGCGCACCGGTTGATCCGGAAAGCACGCTGTTCCGCCCCGGCTCTGTCTCCAAGCTGTTCACCTGGACGGCGGTGATGCAACTGGTCAGCCAGGGCAAGCTGGACCTGGACGCCGACATCAACACCTATCTTGATTTCAAGATACCGCAGCGTGACGGCAAGCCCATCACGCTGCGGCACGTGATGACCCATACCACCGGAATGGAAGAGCAGATCCGCGGGCTGATCACCTCCCGCCTGGACGAGGTGGTACCGCTCGGTGATGCACTCAAGAACTGGACACCCGAGCGCATCTACGCACCGGGCACCACACCGGCCTATTCGAACTACGCCACGGCACTGGCCGGCTACATCGTCGAGCGCGCCTCGGGCCAGCCGTTCTACGACTACATCGACGCGCAGATCTTCAAACCGCTGGGCATGAAACACTCCAGTTTCCGCCAGCCATTGCCGGCAACGCTGCTGTCCGGCATGTCCAAGGGATATGAGCGCGCATCGTCCGGCGAGGCCAAGGAGTATGAATTCATCAGCCTGGCGCCCGCCGGCAGCCTGGCCGCCACGGGATCGGACATGGGCCGTTTCATGATCGCCCACCTGCAGGACGGTGCTTTTGGTGATGCGCGCATCCTCGATGCCGCCACTGCACAGCAGATGCACTCCACCGGTCAGGCGTCGATCGGACCGCTGAACCGGATGATGCTGGGTTTCTACGAGACCTCGGTCAATGGCCACCGTGCCATTTCGCATGGTGGCGATACCCAGTGGTTCCATAGTGACCTGCAGCTGTTCCTGGACGATGGCATCGGCCTGTTCGTGTCGATGAACAGCGCCGGGCGCGACGGGGCAACCGGACACATCCGCACTGCGCTGTCGCGCGGCTTCGCCGACCGTTACCTGCCCGGCAAGCCGGCCGCACCACAGGGCGTGTCGAAGGAGGAGGCCCTCCTGCACGCTTCACAGATGGCAGGCACGTACGTAAGCAGCCGCCGTGCGGACAGCAGCTTCGTGTCGCTTTCCAATCTTCTGGGACCAGTAAAGGTCATCGCCAACGACGATGGCTCCCTTACCGTGAGCGCGGCGATCGGCTACGGTGGCGCGCCGAAGAAGTGGCGCGAGATCGCACCATACGTCTGGCAGGACACCACCAGCACCGATCGCCTGGCGGCAGACGTGGTGGAAGGAAAGGTCACGCGCTTCACCCTGGAACCGTACGCACCGATCATGGTTTTCCAGCGCCTGTCGAGCTGGCACGCCGCCTACCTGCCGCTGCTGATCGCCAGCCTGATCGTCGTGCTGCTGACCGTGGTCGCCTGGCCGGTGTCGGCACTGGTCCGTCGTTATTATGGCGTGCCCTACCGGCTGAGCGGCGTGGACGCACGCGCCCATCGCCTGGTGCGGATCGGTGCGCTGCTCTCGCTGCTGGCCACGAGCGCCGCGCTGGCGCTCGTGGCGAGCATGCTGAGCGCCCTGGAAATGACCTCGCCAAGAAGCGACGTCATGATCAATGTGACGCGCCTGTTCGCCACCGTTGCCCTGCCCGTCGGCGCAGCGTTCGCGGTCTGGAATGCCTGGCATGTCCTGCGCAGTCAGCGCAGATGGTTGGCCAAGCTGTGGGCCGTGCTGCTGGCACTGGCCTGCCTGTTCCTGCTGTGGCTCGGCTTCGCGCAGCATGTCATCGGATTCGGCGCGAACTACTGA
- a CDS encoding N-acyl-D-amino-acid deacylase family protein has protein sequence MPRFTPTLLAFTLALAACTTARSADALPRYDLVIRNGVVYDGSGSSPQRVDVAVRDGRIVELLPAGKAALAGKEIDAGGKAVAPGFINVLSWATESLIVDGRGVSDTKQGVTLEIFGEGWSMGPVNERMKADALKQQADIRYDIPWTTLGGYLEHLQQRGVTPNVASFIGTATVRIHELGEDDVKPTPEQLSRMQDVVRQAMREGALGVGSSLIYPPGRFAETDELIALAKAAAESGGGYISHMRSEADRLLEGIDEVVAIARATGQHAEIYHLKAAGEKNWPKMQQAIDRIEAARKEGLKLSADMYVYTAGGTWLAASMPPWLQAGGHDAMIRRLKDPAKRARLIAEMRDPNVPWENLRMLAGSDERLVPIEFKSEALKPLAGKSLAAIARERGTSVEETAMDLIVEDDHRIGTAYFLMSEDNIELGLKQPWVSLGSDAESAAPEGVFLKSSTHPRAYGNVARFLGHYVRDRKLMPLEEGIHRLTGLPASNWKLTDRGCLRAGCHADIVIFDPGTITDHATYEKPQQYSTGVSDVFVNGVQVLREGEHTGATPGQVVRGPGWTPATR, from the coding sequence ATGCCGCGATTCACGCCGACCCTGCTCGCCTTCACCCTCGCCCTCGCCGCCTGTACCACGGCCCGCAGCGCCGATGCGCTCCCGCGCTACGACCTGGTAATCCGCAACGGCGTGGTCTACGACGGCAGCGGCAGTTCGCCCCAGCGCGTGGACGTGGCAGTGCGGGATGGTCGCATCGTGGAGCTGTTGCCCGCCGGCAAGGCGGCGCTCGCCGGGAAGGAGATCGACGCCGGCGGCAAGGCAGTCGCCCCGGGTTTCATCAACGTGCTGAGCTGGGCGACGGAGTCGCTCATCGTTGATGGACGCGGTGTCAGTGATACCAAGCAGGGGGTGACGCTGGAGATCTTCGGCGAAGGCTGGTCGATGGGACCGGTCAACGAACGCATGAAGGCCGATGCCCTCAAGCAGCAGGCCGATATCCGATACGACATCCCCTGGACCACCCTCGGTGGCTACCTGGAACATCTGCAGCAGCGGGGCGTCACACCCAATGTCGCGTCGTTCATCGGCACTGCGACGGTCCGCATCCATGAGCTCGGCGAGGACGACGTCAAGCCAACCCCCGAGCAGCTTTCCCGCATGCAGGACGTGGTTCGCCAGGCGATGCGCGAAGGAGCGCTGGGCGTAGGCAGTTCGTTGATCTACCCGCCGGGCAGGTTCGCCGAAACCGACGAACTGATCGCGCTGGCCAAGGCCGCTGCCGAATCCGGTGGCGGATACATCTCCCATATGCGCAGCGAAGCCGATCGCCTGCTCGAAGGCATCGATGAGGTCGTGGCCATCGCACGTGCAACCGGCCAGCATGCCGAGATCTACCACCTGAAGGCAGCCGGCGAGAAGAACTGGCCGAAGATGCAGCAGGCGATCGATCGCATCGAGGCAGCGCGCAAGGAAGGACTCAAGCTGAGTGCGGACATGTACGTCTACACCGCAGGCGGGACATGGCTTGCGGCGAGCATGCCACCGTGGCTGCAGGCCGGTGGCCACGACGCGATGATCCGGCGGCTCAAGGATCCCGCCAAGCGCGCGCGGCTGATCGCCGAAATGCGCGATCCGAACGTGCCCTGGGAAAACCTGCGCATGCTCGCCGGATCGGATGAACGATTGGTTCCAATCGAATTCAAGAGCGAAGCACTGAAGCCCCTGGCCGGAAAGTCACTGGCAGCGATCGCGCGTGAACGCGGGACATCCGTTGAAGAAACAGCGATGGACCTGATCGTCGAGGACGACCACCGCATCGGCACCGCCTACTTCCTGATGAGCGAGGACAACATCGAGCTGGGGTTGAAGCAGCCGTGGGTGAGCCTGGGTTCGGATGCCGAGTCCGCCGCGCCGGAAGGTGTTTTCCTGAAATCCAGCACGCATCCGCGCGCCTACGGCAACGTGGCGCGTTTCCTCGGCCACTACGTCCGCGACCGCAAGCTGATGCCGCTGGAAGAGGGCATCCACCGACTTACCGGCCTGCCGGCCAGCAACTGGAAGCTGACTGATCGGGGTTGCCTGCGCGCGGGCTGTCATGCCGACATCGTGATCTTCGATCCCGGCACCATCACCGATCACGCGACCTACGAAAAACCCCAGCAGTACTCGACCGGCGTCAGCGATGTCTTCGTCAACGGCGTACAGGTGCTGCGCGAAGGCGAGCATACCGGCGCCACGCCGGGCCAGGTGGTCCGAGGGCCGGGCTGGACGCCAGCCACGCGCTGA
- a CDS encoding peptide MFS transporter — protein MSMPADLHGKTWFGQPRGLTILFLTNMWELFSYYGMRTMLVYYMTKQLLFAQEKASFVYGLYTAMAYFTPIIGGIIADRHLGKRNAVILGGSIMAFGHFLMAFDSMFYPALATIALGNGLFLPSLPSQINDLYASDDPRRGRAYNVYYVGLNIGGLLAPLVCGTLGELYGWHYGFGAAGIGMFIGLLIYVAGRRYLPPEPPRRTRVITDAGPTRSDPRIWWLLLGVGLAATIFRGAYEQIGNTLPLWIDSRVDRVVGGFLVPMTWFQSLNPLLVIAITPVLLAQWRRRADQGRESSPARRMAIGALIVAVAYVLLAGLAAGAGQMLVNGLWLVAFFMILTLGELYILPTGLGLFARLAPPRLGATTVASWFLAVFSGSLLAGLVGTLWSRTSHAGFFLLLAGLAAVAALILWRLDRPIRSLSS, from the coding sequence ATGAGCATGCCGGCCGATCTCCATGGCAAGACCTGGTTCGGCCAGCCGCGCGGACTGACGATCCTGTTCCTGACCAACATGTGGGAGCTGTTCTCCTACTATGGCATGCGCACGATGCTGGTCTATTACATGACCAAGCAGCTGCTCTTCGCACAGGAAAAAGCATCTTTCGTCTACGGCCTGTACACGGCGATGGCGTACTTCACGCCGATCATCGGCGGGATCATCGCTGATCGTCATCTCGGCAAGCGCAACGCGGTCATCCTGGGCGGCAGCATCATGGCCTTCGGCCATTTCCTGATGGCGTTCGATTCAATGTTCTACCCCGCGCTGGCGACGATCGCGCTGGGTAATGGCCTGTTCCTGCCCAGTCTACCCAGCCAGATCAACGACCTGTACGCCAGCGACGATCCCCGCCGTGGGCGGGCCTACAACGTCTATTATGTCGGCCTCAACATCGGTGGCCTGCTGGCCCCGCTGGTGTGCGGCACCCTGGGCGAACTGTACGGTTGGCATTATGGCTTCGGCGCCGCCGGCATCGGCATGTTCATCGGGCTGCTGATCTACGTGGCCGGTCGCCGTTACCTGCCACCGGAGCCACCCCGCCGCACGCGGGTGATCACCGATGCCGGGCCCACCCGCAGCGACCCGCGGATCTGGTGGTTGCTGCTGGGCGTTGGACTGGCCGCGACGATTTTCCGTGGCGCCTACGAGCAGATCGGCAACACGCTGCCGTTGTGGATCGACAGCCGCGTTGACCGTGTGGTCGGAGGCTTCCTGGTACCGATGACGTGGTTCCAGTCGCTCAATCCGCTGCTGGTGATCGCGATCACCCCCGTACTGCTGGCCCAGTGGCGACGTCGTGCAGACCAGGGCCGTGAATCCTCCCCGGCCCGTCGCATGGCCATCGGTGCCTTGATCGTCGCCGTCGCCTACGTGCTGCTTGCCGGGCTCGCTGCGGGTGCCGGCCAGATGCTGGTCAACGGACTCTGGCTGGTGGCCTTCTTCATGATCCTGACGCTGGGTGAGCTGTACATCCTGCCGACCGGGCTGGGGCTGTTCGCCCGGCTCGCGCCACCGCGCCTGGGCGCGACCACCGTTGCCTCCTGGTTCCTCGCCGTCTTCAGCGGCAGCCTGCTGGCGGGACTGGTGGGCACGCTGTGGTCGAGGACCAGCCACGCCGGCTTCTTCCTGCTGCTTGCCGGGCTGGCCGCGGTTGCCGCGCTGATCCTGTGGCGGCTGGATCGGCCGATACGTTCGTTGTCATCATGA
- a CDS encoding TonB-dependent receptor, with protein sequence MTQFQSARPWYRTHLSLSIAGALACCSASALAQDGTNAANAGAQRTDAQQLDTVVVTANKREENVREVGASISVIGERQLENTGAVSLSDYAAYIPGLQVQNDGTPGLTRVSLRGISALSSGATVATYIDDVPVGSSGIYQGASALMLDLMPYDISRVEVLRGPQGTLYGAGAIGGLLKYVTRAPEVVGEETRVGFGLRSVQGGGQAWNARLGASLPLKDERLGLRMSFARNGLAGFTDNVIDGRKDINAGDQIGARTALAWDGDAFDLGLSVLHQRIRSDDRAGVALDPETLTPLFGEQKDTVWQPRPFSKDLTLVSLSMDWDLGWGNLVSATGWSQTKTMDQIDATTQFGEVADLLLGLPAPGSSSLRYGYDMDKITQEFRLLSKDGGTFEWMVGGFYTKEDSKQDQVASLAERDGTPLPPPYDAQFGTLAVIGLPSTYKEYAVFANGSWRISDRFKLDLGVRQARNDQWYSQRVSEGILAPIGVTTGTSSENVFTWSVSPQFKLSDDIMLYARVATGYQPGGPNVAMVGIPPQVDSSMLDSYEVGIKSQFADRRVTFDLSVFRIDWDDIQVSSSFNGISGLVNGGQATSEGVELSSQFSVTDALTLGLNGAYTNSRLKNDFDPTVIPQDGFDFIQWTGLADDRMPYSPRLSWTATAEYAFSTANGYNGQIGGAFRWTGERFNGTTERQRFTAPGDPDTQVMPDVITSPLKLGSNHSLDLYAGIGRGSWELRAYVNNVTGEDGWLTLARVAGALSRVNSHVAAVPVQPRTYGMELDFRF encoded by the coding sequence ATGACCCAGTTCCAGTCCGCACGGCCGTGGTACCGCACCCACCTTTCCCTTTCGATCGCTGGCGCGCTGGCCTGTTGCAGTGCTTCGGCACTCGCACAGGACGGCACGAACGCGGCGAATGCAGGTGCCCAGCGCACCGATGCCCAGCAGCTCGATACCGTGGTGGTCACTGCCAACAAGCGCGAAGAGAATGTGCGTGAAGTGGGCGCCTCGATCAGCGTGATCGGTGAACGCCAGTTGGAAAACACCGGCGCGGTCTCGCTGTCAGACTATGCCGCCTATATTCCCGGCCTGCAGGTGCAGAACGACGGCACCCCTGGCCTGACCCGCGTGTCCCTGCGCGGCATCTCCGCGCTGTCGTCCGGCGCGACGGTGGCCACCTACATCGACGACGTGCCCGTCGGCTCCAGCGGGATCTACCAGGGCGCCAGTGCGCTGATGCTCGACCTGATGCCCTACGACATCAGCCGCGTCGAAGTACTGCGCGGTCCGCAGGGCACCCTGTACGGCGCAGGCGCCATTGGTGGCCTGCTGAAGTACGTGACCCGCGCGCCGGAAGTAGTGGGTGAAGAAACCCGTGTGGGTTTCGGCCTGCGCTCCGTGCAGGGCGGCGGCCAAGCCTGGAACGCGCGCCTGGGCGCCAGCCTGCCGCTGAAGGACGAGCGGCTCGGCCTGCGCATGAGCTTCGCCCGCAACGGTCTTGCCGGCTTCACCGACAACGTCATCGACGGCCGCAAGGACATCAACGCCGGCGACCAGATCGGTGCCCGTACTGCGCTGGCCTGGGATGGTGATGCATTCGATCTCGGACTGTCGGTGCTGCACCAGCGTATCCGCAGTGATGATCGCGCCGGTGTGGCGCTCGATCCGGAAACACTGACGCCGCTGTTCGGCGAACAGAAGGACACCGTCTGGCAGCCGCGTCCCTTCTCCAAGGACCTGACGCTGGTGTCGCTGAGCATGGACTGGGACCTGGGCTGGGGCAATCTCGTATCGGCAACCGGCTGGTCGCAGACCAAGACCATGGACCAGATCGACGCGACGACACAGTTCGGTGAAGTGGCCGACCTGTTGCTGGGCCTGCCCGCGCCGGGAAGTTCCAGCCTGCGCTACGGTTACGACATGGACAAGATCACCCAGGAGTTCCGCCTGCTGTCCAAGGATGGTGGAACATTCGAATGGATGGTCGGTGGCTTCTACACCAAGGAAGACAGCAAGCAGGATCAGGTGGCCAGTCTCGCCGAGCGGGATGGCACGCCGCTGCCGCCGCCCTACGATGCGCAGTTCGGCACCCTGGCGGTCATTGGCCTGCCCAGCACCTACAAGGAATACGCGGTGTTCGCCAATGGCTCCTGGCGCATCAGCGATCGCTTCAAGCTGGACCTCGGCGTCCGCCAGGCGCGCAATGACCAGTGGTACAGCCAGCGGGTATCGGAAGGCATCCTCGCACCGATCGGTGTAACCACCGGAACCTCCAGCGAGAATGTGTTCACCTGGAGCGTGAGCCCGCAGTTCAAGCTCTCCGACGACATCATGCTGTATGCCCGCGTCGCCACCGGGTACCAGCCCGGTGGCCCCAACGTGGCGATGGTCGGCATTCCGCCGCAGGTGGATTCGTCGATGCTCGACAGCTATGAGGTCGGTATCAAATCGCAGTTCGCCGATCGCCGCGTCACGTTCGATCTTTCCGTCTTCCGCATCGACTGGGACGACATCCAGGTTTCCTCTTCGTTCAACGGCATCAGCGGCCTGGTCAATGGCGGCCAGGCCACCAGCGAAGGCGTTGAGCTTTCTTCGCAGTTCAGTGTCACCGATGCATTGACGCTCGGGCTCAACGGTGCCTACACCAACTCACGGCTGAAGAACGATTTTGACCCTACCGTGATTCCGCAGGATGGGTTTGATTTCATCCAGTGGACCGGCCTGGCCGACGATCGCATGCCGTATTCCCCGCGACTGTCCTGGACGGCGACCGCCGAATACGCGTTTTCCACCGCCAACGGCTACAACGGCCAGATCGGCGGCGCGTTCCGCTGGACCGGTGAACGCTTCAATGGCACCACCGAACGGCAGCGCTTCACTGCCCCCGGTGATCCAGATACCCAGGTGATGCCGGACGTCATCACCTCGCCGCTGAAGCTCGGCAGTAACCATTCCCTCGACCTGTATGCCGGCATCGGCCGTGGCAGCTGGGAACTGCGTGCTTACGTCAACAACGTGACCGGGGAGGACGGCTGGCTGACGCTGGCACGCGTCGCCGGTGCGCTGTCGCGGGTCAACTCGCACGTGGCCGCAGTCCCCGTACAACCGCGGACGTACGGCATGGAGCTGGACTTCCGGTTCTGA
- a CDS encoding helix-turn-helix domain-containing protein, producing the protein MTSQHPTIGGLLRSLRARKGWTLKQMSEHSGIPLSTLSKVEHDRLTLSYDKLLQLAQRLQLRMSELFAEDADAVEPSVTARRSIGRIEDAIRVTTPNYDYFYLCPELRRKRMIPVLTRVRAKTIEEFGALVHHSGEEYIHVLEGRMEVHTEFYDPVVLEAGQSVYIDSNMGHAYIAAEGCDEVVLLGVCSSSDEHLMESLLTLHGDENAVRPGKVERLPPPTKMVPKARRRKSPASSKA; encoded by the coding sequence ATGACGTCACAACACCCCACCATTGGCGGACTGCTGCGGTCGCTGCGCGCTCGCAAGGGTTGGACGCTCAAGCAGATGAGCGAACACTCCGGCATTCCGCTGTCCACCTTGTCCAAGGTCGAGCACGATCGCCTGACCCTCAGCTATGACAAGCTCCTGCAGCTCGCGCAGCGGCTGCAGTTGCGGATGTCCGAGCTGTTCGCCGAGGATGCCGATGCCGTAGAGCCGTCGGTGACCGCGCGCCGCAGCATCGGCCGCATTGAGGACGCGATCCGGGTCACCACGCCAAACTATGACTATTTCTATCTCTGCCCGGAGCTGCGCCGCAAGCGCATGATCCCGGTACTGACCCGTGTGCGGGCGAAAACCATCGAGGAATTCGGTGCCCTGGTACACCACTCCGGCGAGGAGTACATCCACGTACTCGAAGGCCGCATGGAAGTGCATACCGAATTCTACGATCCGGTCGTGCTCGAGGCCGGGCAGTCGGTCTACATCGATTCCAACATGGGCCACGCCTACATCGCGGCCGAGGGCTGTGACGAGGTGGTGCTGCTTGGGGTCTGCTCCAGCAGCGATGAGCATCTCATGGAGTCGCTGCTGACGCTGCATGGCGACGAAAATGCGGTGCGCCCCGGCAAGGTGGAACGCCTCCCGCCACCGACGAAGATGGTGCCCAAGGCGCGTCGCCGGAAATCCCCGGCGTCATCGAAGGCCTGA